In Pseudovibrio brasiliensis, the following are encoded in one genomic region:
- a CDS encoding 3-hydroxybutyryl-CoA dehydrogenase produces the protein MVVEVKKVGVIGAGQMGNGIAHVSALAGYDVILHDIDQDRIDNGLASINGNMARQISKGSITEEERDLALTRIKTSEDVSALGDADLVVEAVSENEQIKRKVYQSVCPVLKPDAILGSNTSSISITRLASATDRPEKFIGIHFMNPVPVMELVELVRGIATSDETFEISKGYTLGLNKTIAVSEDFPAFMVNRILLPMINEAIYTLYEGVGSVEAIDTAMRLGANHPMGPLQLADFIGLDTCLSIMQVLYEGLADTKYRPCPLLVKYVEAGWLGRKTQRGFYDYRGEVPVPTR, from the coding sequence ATGGTGGTCGAAGTTAAGAAAGTCGGTGTTATTGGCGCCGGTCAAATGGGCAATGGCATCGCACACGTTAGTGCTTTGGCTGGCTATGATGTAATCCTTCACGATATCGATCAGGATCGTATCGACAATGGTCTTGCCAGCATCAACGGCAATATGGCCCGTCAGATTTCAAAGGGTTCCATCACCGAAGAAGAGCGTGATCTTGCTCTCACCCGCATCAAAACCTCCGAAGACGTCTCCGCCCTCGGCGATGCAGACCTCGTGGTTGAAGCGGTGAGCGAGAATGAGCAGATCAAACGCAAGGTTTACCAGAGCGTTTGTCCGGTTCTGAAACCAGATGCTATCCTTGGTTCAAACACCTCTTCCATTTCCATCACGCGTCTTGCATCCGCAACAGACCGTCCGGAAAAGTTCATCGGCATCCATTTCATGAATCCGGTTCCAGTGATGGAACTCGTCGAGCTCGTGCGTGGTATTGCAACAAGCGATGAAACCTTTGAAATTTCCAAGGGCTACACCCTTGGACTGAACAAGACCATTGCGGTTTCAGAAGACTTCCCAGCATTCATGGTGAACCGTATTCTGCTGCCAATGATCAACGAAGCAATCTACACCCTCTATGAAGGTGTTGGCTCTGTTGAAGCAATAGACACTGCGATGCGTCTAGGTGCAAATCACCCAATGGGTCCACTGCAGCTGGCTGACTTTATCGGCCTCGACACCTGTCTCTCCATCATGCAGGTGCTCTACGAAGGCCTGGCAGACACCAAATACCGCCCATGCCCGCTTCTGGTGAAGTACGTTGAGGCTGGTTGGCTTGGTCGCAAAACCCAGCGTGGTTTCTACGACTACCGCGGTGAAGTGCCGGTCCCAACCCGCTAA
- a CDS encoding DUF1761 domain-containing protein, whose amino-acid sequence MIEGIYLPGVLAAGITSYIFGSVWYYVLSYSWMKAVGISEEDVQMSPSTYVVTFLCEMIMAFVLAGILVYSGSVTIISGITAAIVIWGGFVLTGLIVNHKFQRASWMLTFIDAGHWLGVLMVQGAVYALISG is encoded by the coding sequence ATGATTGAAGGAATTTACTTACCGGGTGTGCTTGCCGCTGGAATCACCTCATATATTTTCGGTTCTGTTTGGTACTATGTACTTTCATACTCATGGATGAAAGCTGTCGGCATCTCTGAAGAAGATGTTCAGATGTCGCCATCTACCTACGTCGTCACATTTCTCTGCGAAATGATCATGGCCTTCGTGCTGGCCGGAATCCTCGTTTACTCAGGATCGGTCACCATCATCAGCGGCATCACTGCAGCTATCGTGATTTGGGGCGGGTTTGTTCTGACTGGCCTTATCGTCAATCACAAGTTTCAACGCGCTTCATGGATGCTGACCTTTATTGATGCTGGCCATTGGCTTGGCGTTCTCATGGTTCAAGGCGCTGTTTACGCTCTGATTTCCGGATAA
- a CDS encoding electron transfer flavoprotein subunit beta/FixA family protein: MKIIVPVKRVVDYNVKVRVKADGSGVELANVKMSMNPFDEIAVEEALRLKEAGKATEIIVVSIGPKQATETIRTGLAMGADRGILVQTDDIVEPLAVAKVLKGIVEEEEPGLVILGKQAIDDDCNQTGQMLAALLGWAQGTFASKVDLGDNTVDVTREIDGGLQTVKLNMPAIVTTDLRLNEPRYASLPNIMKAKKKPIAEKTLADFGVDATPRLKVLNTAEPEARKAGVKVGSVEELVDKLKNEAGVL; encoded by the coding sequence ATGAAAATTATCGTGCCCGTAAAACGGGTCGTTGACTATAACGTAAAAGTTCGCGTTAAGGCGGACGGCTCTGGCGTTGAACTGGCAAACGTCAAAATGTCCATGAACCCATTCGACGAAATCGCCGTTGAAGAGGCACTCCGACTAAAAGAAGCCGGCAAAGCAACTGAGATCATTGTTGTTTCCATCGGCCCTAAGCAGGCAACTGAAACCATCCGCACCGGCCTCGCAATGGGCGCCGACCGCGGTATTCTGGTTCAGACCGACGACATCGTTGAGCCTCTTGCAGTCGCAAAAGTTCTCAAAGGCATCGTTGAGGAAGAAGAGCCTGGTCTCGTTATCCTCGGTAAGCAGGCCATTGATGATGACTGCAACCAGACTGGCCAGATGCTTGCTGCACTTTTGGGCTGGGCACAGGGCACCTTCGCATCCAAGGTTGACCTTGGCGACAACACTGTAGACGTCACCCGCGAAATCGACGGCGGCCTGCAGACTGTTAAGCTGAACATGCCAGCTATTGTTACCACCGATCTGCGTCTGAACGAGCCGCGCTACGCTTCTCTGCCAAACATCATGAAGGCAAAGAAGAAGCCGATTGCTGAGAAAACTCTCGCAGATTTCGGTGTAGATGCCACCCCTCGCCTCAAGGTTCTGAACACTGCTGAACCTGAAGCACGTAAGGCAGGCGTCAAAGTAGGTTCCGTTGAAGAGCTGGTCGACAAGCTCAAAAACGAAGCTGGCGTTCTCTAA
- the acs gene encoding acetate--CoA ligase, producing MTGDVYPVPAEIAENALLNNEQYLEMYNKSVEDPDGFWGEHGKRIDWIKPYKTVKNTSYDYHNVSIKWFEDGTLNVAANCIDRHLAERGDQPAIIWEGDEPDQSKTITYKQLSEAVNRFANVLLANGVKKGDRVTVYMPMIPEAAYAMLACARIGAVHSVVFGGFSPDSLAGRIEDCSSRFVITADEGVRGGRTVPLKENTDRAIEKCGNVDKVFVVKRTGGNINMTEGRDLWYHEEIAKVSADCPPAEMNAEDPLFILYTSGSTGQPKGVMHTSGGYLVYASMTHQYVFDYHPGEVYWCTADVGWVTGHSYILYGPLANGATTLMFEGVPTYPTAGRFWEVCDKHNVNIFYTAPTAIRALMGAGDEHVTNTSRKSLRILGSVGEPINPEAWMWYHNVVGEQRCPIVDTWWQTETGGILITPLPGATDLKPGSATRPFFGIQPAIVDAEGNFQEGATEGNLVITDSWPGQMRTVYGDHERFVQTYFATYKGLYFTGDGCRRDEDGYYWITGRVDDVINVSGHRMGTAEVESALVAHPDVSEAAVVGYPHDVKGQGIYAYVTLMEGLEPSEELKKKLVKHVRAEIGPIASPDLIQFAPGLPKTRSGKIMRRILRKIAEDSFENLGDTSTLADPTVVGDLIDNRQNRAETV from the coding sequence ATGACTGGTGATGTGTATCCAGTACCGGCTGAGATTGCCGAAAACGCCCTGCTCAACAATGAGCAGTACTTGGAGATGTACAACAAGTCCGTTGAAGATCCCGACGGATTCTGGGGGGAGCACGGAAAGCGGATTGACTGGATCAAGCCCTACAAAACCGTCAAAAACACCTCCTACGACTATCACAATGTTTCCATCAAGTGGTTTGAAGACGGCACGCTGAACGTTGCAGCAAACTGTATTGACCGTCATCTGGCAGAACGCGGTGATCAGCCTGCAATCATCTGGGAGGGTGATGAGCCGGATCAAAGCAAAACCATCACCTACAAGCAGCTTTCTGAAGCCGTAAACCGCTTCGCAAACGTCTTGCTGGCCAATGGCGTCAAAAAAGGTGACCGCGTCACCGTCTACATGCCAATGATCCCTGAAGCAGCCTACGCAATGCTCGCCTGTGCCCGTATCGGCGCCGTGCATTCCGTTGTATTCGGCGGCTTCTCACCAGACAGCCTCGCAGGCCGTATTGAAGACTGTTCCTCTCGCTTCGTGATCACCGCCGACGAGGGCGTTCGCGGTGGCAGAACCGTGCCACTGAAGGAAAACACAGACCGCGCGATCGAAAAATGCGGAAACGTTGACAAAGTGTTTGTCGTGAAGCGCACTGGTGGCAACATCAACATGACTGAAGGCCGTGACCTTTGGTACCACGAAGAGATCGCGAAAGTCTCCGCAGACTGCCCACCAGCAGAAATGAATGCTGAAGACCCACTCTTCATCCTCTATACGTCTGGCTCCACAGGTCAGCCCAAAGGCGTCATGCATACCTCAGGCGGTTACCTCGTCTACGCATCCATGACGCACCAATACGTCTTCGACTATCATCCAGGCGAAGTCTACTGGTGTACGGCGGACGTCGGCTGGGTCACGGGCCACAGCTACATCCTCTACGGCCCACTCGCAAACGGCGCCACAACGCTGATGTTTGAAGGTGTCCCAACCTACCCAACCGCAGGCCGCTTCTGGGAAGTTTGTGACAAGCACAACGTCAACATCTTCTACACTGCCCCAACTGCCATTCGCGCACTGATGGGCGCTGGCGATGAGCACGTCACCAACACCTCCCGCAAATCGCTCCGTATTCTTGGCTCCGTCGGTGAACCGATCAATCCAGAAGCATGGATGTGGTACCACAACGTGGTTGGCGAACAGCGCTGTCCAATCGTGGATACATGGTGGCAAACGGAAACCGGCGGCATCCTGATCACGCCACTGCCGGGCGCAACAGACCTCAAACCAGGCTCTGCAACCCGCCCATTCTTTGGCATCCAGCCTGCAATCGTTGATGCAGAAGGCAACTTCCAGGAAGGTGCCACCGAGGGTAACCTCGTCATCACAGACAGCTGGCCGGGCCAGATGCGTACGGTTTACGGAGACCACGAGCGCTTCGTGCAGACCTACTTTGCAACCTACAAAGGCCTTTACTTCACAGGTGACGGCTGCCGCCGTGACGAAGATGGTTACTACTGGATCACAGGACGCGTGGATGACGTAATTAACGTTTCCGGTCACCGCATGGGCACCGCAGAAGTTGAAAGCGCGCTCGTCGCTCACCCAGACGTCTCAGAAGCCGCTGTAGTGGGCTACCCACACGACGTGAAGGGTCAGGGCATCTATGCCTATGTAACCCTCATGGAAGGCCTTGAGCCATCTGAAGAACTGAAGAAGAAACTGGTGAAGCATGTTCGTGCCGAAATCGGCCCAATTGCATCCCCTGACCTCATTCAGTTCGCTCCAGGTCTACCAAAAACTCGCAGTGGTAAAATCATGCGCCGCATCCTCCGCAAAATCGCAGAGGATAGCTTCGAAAACCTAGGCGACACCTCAACCCTCGCCGACCCAACCGTAGTCGGCGACCTAATCGACAACCGCCAAAACCGGGCTGAAACGGTGTAG
- a CDS encoding D-alanyl-D-alanine carboxypeptidase family protein: MNFSVYWIAQKVRFLAVFAVALGSLLSTARADIAAWLLMDADNGQVLEHNAAFDRWYPASLTKMMTAYVAFQHISRGDMAMSDMVMVSQNALNQPPSKMGFKVGTTITLDNALKMILVKSANDIAVAVAERVGGTEENFITMMNANARRMGMSHTNFVNPHGLPDNRQVTTARDMAILARELWNKFPQYRSYMSHPGIRFGRRTFRSGNRDFLLRTAGANGMKTGYICNSGFNVATSATRNGRTVIAIVLGAASSLERSAFAKKLIDTGFKKTVGTNIGVFRGSGKQAPPKDRYCKRNAKPTAQQLVDRFGSNRGSASMMAYADAGSPSPKGKSIRLSKKKVNWGLVFEEILGPQLKSYAPVTVRVGNEHPVVALKKMGNAVPMPTPKPGSKSSLERQPIGGIQQPVLNVPVGKGASLQPLKSSSKRDLFGSPGGLYANTPVFGKTQ, from the coding sequence GTGAATTTTTCAGTTTATTGGATTGCGCAGAAAGTTCGATTTCTTGCTGTTTTCGCGGTAGCTTTGGGCTCATTGCTCTCAACGGCTCGTGCTGATATCGCTGCCTGGTTGCTGATGGATGCTGATAATGGTCAAGTGCTTGAGCATAATGCTGCTTTTGATCGCTGGTATCCTGCTTCTCTCACCAAAATGATGACCGCTTATGTGGCTTTTCAGCATATCTCCCGAGGGGATATGGCGATGAGCGATATGGTGATGGTCTCTCAAAACGCACTCAATCAGCCGCCGAGCAAGATGGGTTTCAAGGTTGGGACCACAATCACGCTTGATAATGCGTTGAAGATGATCCTTGTGAAGTCTGCCAATGATATCGCTGTTGCCGTTGCTGAGCGGGTTGGTGGGACTGAAGAAAACTTCATCACCATGATGAATGCTAATGCACGCCGTATGGGCATGTCGCACACTAACTTCGTGAACCCGCATGGTTTGCCGGACAATCGTCAGGTTACCACTGCGCGGGATATGGCTATTCTTGCGCGAGAGCTTTGGAACAAGTTTCCGCAGTATCGCTCTTATATGAGCCATCCGGGAATTCGCTTTGGACGCAGAACGTTTCGGTCAGGCAACAGAGATTTTCTGCTGCGCACTGCTGGCGCGAACGGTATGAAAACCGGCTATATTTGTAACTCCGGCTTCAATGTTGCGACCTCGGCCACGCGGAATGGCAGGACTGTTATTGCGATTGTTTTAGGAGCTGCTTCCAGTCTGGAACGGTCTGCTTTTGCCAAGAAGCTGATTGATACCGGTTTTAAGAAGACCGTTGGAACGAACATTGGAGTCTTCCGGGGGAGTGGCAAACAGGCTCCGCCGAAAGACAGATATTGTAAGCGTAACGCCAAACCAACGGCTCAGCAGCTGGTGGATCGATTTGGCAGTAATCGTGGTTCTGCAAGCATGATGGCCTATGCGGATGCTGGTAGCCCGAGCCCGAAAGGAAAATCCATTCGCCTTTCCAAAAAGAAGGTGAACTGGGGGCTGGTGTTTGAAGAGATCTTAGGGCCTCAGCTGAAGTCTTATGCACCGGTGACCGTTCGTGTTGGCAATGAACACCCTGTTGTTGCGCTGAAGAAAATGGGCAATGCAGTACCTATGCCGACACCGAAGCCAGGATCAAAGAGCAGTTTAGAGAGACAGCCGATTGGCGGTATTCAGCAACCTGTTCTGAATGTGCCAGTGGGTAAGGGGGCTTCGCTGCAGCCATTAAAATCCAGCTCTAAACGAGATTTGTTTGGCAGCCCGGGTGGGCTCTATGCTAATACGCCTGTCTTCGGTAAAACGCAGTAA
- a CDS encoding glutathione S-transferase family protein, with protein MYKVIGHPQSRTMRVLWLLEELDLPYEVVPSKPHHENVYAVNPSGKIPALIVGDETIYDSTAICTYLADKHSGLSFPAGTLERAHQDSFTNFALDEMDSILWMAAKHSFIHPEDQRVPDIKPACRFEWARSMKYLGTRLNGKTWAMGDTFTIADIIIGHCAFWAKVSKFEWPEGPVSDYFSRVLARPALAKANAKALAKL; from the coding sequence ATGTACAAAGTAATTGGACACCCGCAATCAAGAACCATGCGGGTTTTATGGCTCTTGGAAGAACTGGATCTGCCCTACGAGGTCGTTCCAAGTAAACCGCACCATGAAAATGTTTATGCCGTAAATCCTTCAGGCAAAATTCCTGCCCTGATCGTCGGCGATGAAACCATTTACGATTCAACCGCCATCTGCACATATCTGGCAGACAAACATTCAGGCCTTTCCTTCCCAGCTGGAACTCTGGAACGTGCCCACCAGGACAGTTTCACAAACTTTGCACTGGATGAGATGGATTCAATCCTCTGGATGGCTGCAAAACACTCATTCATTCACCCGGAAGATCAGCGTGTCCCCGACATCAAACCAGCCTGTCGCTTCGAATGGGCGAGGTCGATGAAATACCTGGGAACACGCCTGAATGGAAAAACATGGGCGATGGGAGATACCTTCACCATTGCCGACATCATCATTGGACACTGCGCATTCTGGGCTAAAGTATCCAAGTTTGAGTGGCCAGAAGGCCCAGTAAGCGACTATTTCTCAAGAGTTTTAGCTCGACCTGCTCTGGCAAAAGCTAACGCAAAGGCACTTGCTAAACTCTGA
- a CDS encoding CobW family GTP-binding protein, whose protein sequence is MSVITGFLGAGKTTLLNRILKEPVLENTAVIINEFGEIGLDHLLVDTIDDGIIELSSGCLCCTIRGDLINTLEDILRRIDNGRMKKIDRVIIETTGLADPAPVLHTVMLHPYLVMRYRLDGVVTLVDSVNGLDTIHSHEEAVKQVAVADRIVLTKTDLEEPSDGLMAELKHLNPGATVLKAQDGSATAAALINCGLYNPETKIPDVQKWLKEEAYKEEHSSHGHHHHHGDGHDHDHHHDPNRHGKDVRAFTLETDRAVSNAALEMFLDLLRSAHGPKLLRVKGIIKTVEHPEQPLVIHGVQHVFHPPARLAEWPDADQRTRLVFITKGLSEGFVKKMFDAFTGGVAADTPDQTAMMDNPLSIGGFSGTFK, encoded by the coding sequence ATGAGCGTCATTACTGGCTTTTTGGGAGCAGGCAAAACAACGCTCCTTAACCGCATTCTCAAAGAGCCTGTTCTGGAGAATACTGCCGTTATCATCAATGAGTTTGGTGAGATTGGACTGGATCATCTGCTTGTCGATACCATTGATGATGGCATCATCGAGCTCTCATCCGGTTGTTTGTGTTGCACTATTCGTGGTGATTTGATCAACACGTTGGAAGATATTCTGCGCCGTATTGATAATGGCCGAATGAAGAAGATTGACCGCGTGATTATTGAAACCACCGGTCTGGCTGATCCTGCGCCCGTGCTTCATACCGTGATGCTGCATCCTTATCTTGTTATGCGATATCGCCTTGATGGGGTGGTGACGCTTGTGGATTCGGTCAACGGCCTTGATACCATTCACTCTCACGAAGAGGCGGTGAAGCAGGTTGCTGTTGCGGATCGTATTGTTCTAACCAAGACTGATTTGGAAGAGCCTTCTGACGGGCTGATGGCGGAACTGAAGCATCTGAATCCGGGTGCAACTGTGCTGAAAGCGCAGGATGGGTCTGCAACTGCAGCAGCCCTCATCAATTGTGGTCTTTACAATCCTGAGACCAAGATCCCTGATGTTCAAAAGTGGCTGAAAGAAGAGGCCTATAAGGAAGAGCATAGCTCTCACGGACATCACCATCATCATGGTGATGGACACGATCATGACCACCATCATGATCCGAACCGTCACGGCAAGGATGTGCGTGCGTTCACGTTGGAAACGGATCGTGCTGTTTCAAATGCGGCGTTGGAGATGTTTCTGGATCTGCTTCGTTCGGCACATGGCCCTAAGCTGTTGCGCGTTAAAGGGATTATAAAGACCGTAGAGCATCCGGAACAGCCTTTGGTGATCCATGGGGTGCAGCATGTGTTCCATCCACCTGCACGGCTTGCTGAGTGGCCTGATGCGGATCAGAGAACGCGTCTTGTGTTCATCACCAAGGGCTTGTCTGAGGGCTTTGTGAAGAAGATGTTTGATGCTTTCACAGGTGGTGTGGCTGCAGATACGCCGGATCAGACTGCGATGATGGACAATCCGCTTTCTATCGGTGGGTTCAGCGGTACGTTTAAATAA
- a CDS encoding electron transfer flavoprotein subunit alpha/FixB family protein has protein sequence MTTLLVAEHSNSALNEATAKALTAAAEMGGDVHILVAGKDCGAAAEAASKLSGVAKVLVADDAAYEHQLAEPVGDLIVALAGDYDAVVAAATTNGKNTLPRVAAKLDVMQISDIIAVDSADTFKRPIYAGNAIQTVQSADAKKVLTVRTASFAATAEGGSAPVEAAAASADPAISSFVGEEIAASDRPELAGAKIIISGGRALGSEEKFNEVITPVADKLGAAIGASRAAVDAGYAPNDWQVGQTGKVVAPDLYIACGISGAIQHLAGMKDSKIIVAINKDEEAPIFQVADYGLVADLFEALPELEKAL, from the coding sequence ATGACCACGCTTCTTGTGGCTGAACATTCAAATTCTGCATTGAACGAAGCAACCGCCAAAGCGCTGACTGCAGCTGCTGAAATGGGCGGCGACGTTCACATCCTCGTTGCTGGTAAAGACTGTGGCGCAGCAGCTGAAGCTGCTTCCAAACTGTCCGGCGTTGCTAAAGTTCTCGTAGCTGACGATGCAGCTTACGAGCATCAGCTTGCTGAACCAGTTGGCGATCTGATTGTTGCTCTCGCAGGTGACTACGACGCTGTCGTTGCTGCTGCGACAACCAACGGCAAAAACACTCTGCCACGCGTTGCTGCAAAGCTCGACGTAATGCAGATCTCTGACATCATCGCTGTTGACTCTGCGGACACGTTCAAGCGTCCAATCTACGCAGGCAACGCGATCCAGACCGTACAGTCTGCTGATGCAAAGAAGGTTCTGACTGTTCGTACAGCATCCTTTGCAGCAACTGCTGAAGGCGGTTCCGCACCGGTTGAAGCTGCTGCAGCTTCTGCTGATCCGGCAATCTCCTCCTTCGTTGGTGAAGAAATCGCAGCTTCCGATCGTCCTGAACTGGCTGGCGCTAAGATCATCATCTCTGGTGGTCGTGCTCTCGGTTCCGAAGAGAAGTTCAACGAAGTCATCACTCCAGTTGCTGACAAGCTTGGCGCAGCAATCGGCGCATCCCGCGCTGCTGTTGATGCTGGTTACGCACCAAACGATTGGCAGGTTGGTCAGACCGGTAAGGTTGTGGCACCTGATCTTTACATTGCCTGCGGCATCTCCGGTGCAATTCAGCACCTTGCAGGTATGAAAGATTCCAAGATCATCGTCGCGATTAACAAAGACGAAGAAGCACCAATCTTCCAGGTTGCTGATTATGGACTGGTCGCAGACTTGTTCGAGGCTCTTCCTGAACTGGAAAAAGCTCTCTAA